The Tetrapisispora phaffii CBS 4417 chromosome 16, complete genome genomic sequence CTGGACACGACAGATTTGATGTGGACGGTGTTGCCGTTCACGACCTCGAACGTCACTAGCTTGTCGGAGACGGTGTTTTGTCGAGTTGTACGAGCCACCGACGATGGCACCGCTGTTGTGCCCTCGTCGTAGGTCATCGACGCAGATGCCAACGATTCTAAGTGATACCCAGCTGCCTCGGCACTGTATGTGATCGCACATGGCGTGACAGCCTCGGACTGGATGTCTAGCGTCAGAAATTCTGCACTGCTCGTGCTTTTCCCACCGAACACTAATAATGTAGTCGAGGAGATGTTGACAGTGCAATGGCGGTATCTTGGCTCAGGCAAGCGCAGTTTCTCTTTCAACTCCCATGTCTTGGTGCTGACCCGGTAGGTGTACACTTCATCAAAACCTTGGCCCGGCGCTGTTCTGCCGCCGACAAGGACATACTGGTCGTCGTTAATTTTGTTTAGTGTATGGCACATACGTGGGGAGGGCACATTGATCTGCCCCTGAACAGTGCCAAAATTGCACTCATCGTCCAGACTGACTTCGATGCTCTCTTGCAATCTTGACGGATTCGCACCACCAAAGTAGAAGCCTACCTTCTTATCGGAGGCAACTGCACTCCCAAATCTTCTATTGATATTCGTGTCTAAAGATTTCACAGTGGCATCGCAACATGTCATCGCTGGAATCGCTGGCGGAGCTGTAAACTTGTAAGGCTCAATAAACTCGAAGTGCTCGATGTTGGTGGCATGCAATAACAGGTAATGCTGAGAAACTAAATGGAACTCTTCCAGCTCATCGAATAGTTCGATATCATCAATCTGCTTTTGAAGTTTTGGAGAGACGCTCTCCCACAGTTGTGCGATCGACCCCGCATTGACTTTACTGTACCCCAGGGAGTTAAATCTATCGATTTGTCCTTGGATTGTATGGTAGGTCATAATCGATTGAAGAGGAGAATCGTTTTTCTTGAAGTGCTTCACCATTTGTTTACTGAACGGCTCATTTTCACCTTCTTGCATCAACTGTTCAATCGTGATAAAATGACTGTGTGGCGAATGTTTAGAGGTAAGTGATATAATCTCATCAGAATATTCAGGTTTCATGTAAGCTAATGATACTTCTGcgataaaaatttttataacaTTTGGATCTGCTATCTTTTCGTTACTCTTCAAAATATCTAGATATGCAGCTGCATCATTAAGGTTACAAGAAAGGGCAGTGTAATGTTCTGAGATAAATGAGGGACTCTTGCTTTTCGTCTCAATATTGGTTTTATAATCGCCGACAATTTTAAGTAGTTCTGGTTCAGCTTCAATCATACGTATTTTGTTTCTAATCAGATCAGCATAATCAATATCTAGGAAGTCAAATGCTTTGTTAAACGCAATACTGTCAAGATTCGATTCATCCAATAGTTGGAATGGTAATGGATCGAACCCACAACCCAAATTTATAACCAGGATCTCTTTTTTGAAGTTTGCATTTTCTTCCAATATAGATTGTAGTCTTGTTCTGATACCATGTAATCTAAGCCAATACCCTCTATTCATACACGGAGATCTCTTTGGGGCTTTTGGTACAAAATACTTGAAGTATTGTCTGTTTGGCAAGTCTCTATTAACATCTCTATTCATATCTAGCTTAGGGACGAACAGCAGCTCAGCAGATCTCTTCGAAGCGATTGAAGAAGTATTGGTGCCCTGGATTGCAACGTCAGCATATTTCTTTCTCCTCTCCAGTTTCTCCAGTTGTTTCTTCTGTCTTGGAGTTAGTTCCGTTTCATCAATTACCTTCTTCATAGTTTCTCAATGTTATCTTATGGACCAAATTCTAGGAGGATACAATACgtacaaaaataaaacgTTAAGACAGTTCCAGCAGCATATATAACTCTTTATTCATTCTAATTTATAGAGAAGTTTCATTTATCTCAATTTATCTCAtcgaaatatttttcaattttaacaTTTTAACAATGCCATAAAACATTGTTAGAAAAAAAAggtaataatataaaagatgCATTTTATAAGGTTAAAGTGTTCAAAGAAGTGATAATTATTGTTGACTGAGTTGCTAGCAGACGATTTATAGAGAATTACTGAACTTATGATGCCATACTTAAACAATGAGGGCTTGGCTACTCATAACTTACCCACGGAAGGCGATAATGTTGGGAGATCATCATATTTAGGATTGAATCAAAGACATAGACTCAATTGTAACTTTACATTAAGTAAGTATACAGTATATGGGACTGGTGAAAGGATGTATGTGGTGGGGAGTAACAGACGTGAGACAATGTTTAGGATATTAGAGATCGATTTGACAGTGCCTGAGGATAAATTGTCTGTACTTGAAGACAATGTGTTTTTCTCGAGAGGAGAAgtgatgaatattttatcagGATTGGAAGACGCTTATGACAACAGCCTGAACAAGCTTGTTACAGGCTATGGGTTGTTAGGTTTTATACGGTTTACATcatgttattatttgattgtAATTACCGAATGCAGTCAAGTTGCTATCATAGGCGGTCATTCAATATTCCATATAGATGGTACTGAAATTATTCCGATCTCTAAGAATTATAAGAAACCTGATAAATATTCGAATGAAggaaaattattaacagCTTTCCAAAACTTGGATTTAACAAAGACTTTTTACTTCAGTTACACATATGATATTACAAACACATTACAGACAAATTTATTACGTCAAAAATTAACAGCTGCTAATAGAGGTGATATATCTATACCAACAGGAATATATGACTATAATGAAATGTTCATGTGGAACCAAAACCTTTTGTCTCCATTATTTGATTGTTTGGATACGGTTTTTGATTGGTTTCAGGTAATTTTACATGGTTTTATTGATCAAGTAAACATATTGATATCAAGTAAAAGTGTATATGTGACAATGGTAGCAAGGAGATCGCGTCATTTTGCAGGAGCTAGATTTCTAAAGCGTGGGGTGAATAAAGAAGGATATGTAGCTAATGAAGTTGAGACAGAACAGATAGTCTCTGATATGATGCTTACTTCATTTCATAGTTCAAGAGAAGGTTTTTTTGACAGTGACAGATACACATCATTTGTTCAACATAGAGGCTCAATCCCGTTATATTGGACTCAAGATTCTTCAAATCTTACTGCTAAACCACCAATTGAGGTGAATCTCGTGGATCCTTATTATTTACCAGCCGCTCTACATTTCGATAAATTATATCAACGCTATGGCGGTGGTAAAATCAGTGTCCTAAATCTTATAAAagtaaaagaaaaaattccAAGAGAAACTAAATTACTGACAGAATTTGAAACATGTATATCCTACCTCAATAAGTTTCTCcctgaagaaaaaaagattaagTACACATCATGGGATATGAGTAGAGCATCTAAGCAAGATGGTCAACATGTTATTGAGTTTTTAGAAGACTTTTCAATGAACACAGTTAACACAACAGGTATATTTCACAATGGGaaa encodes the following:
- the PPM2 gene encoding tRNA methyltransferase PPM2 (similar to Saccharomyces cerevisiae PPM2 (YOL141W); ancestral locus Anc_3.15), which codes for MKKVIDETELTPRQKKQLEKLERRKKYADVAIQGTNTSSIASKRSAELLFVPKLDMNRDVNRDLPNRQYFKYFVPKAPKRSPCMNRGYWLRLHGIRTRLQSILEENANFKKEILVINLGCGFDPLPFQLLDESNLDSIAFNKAFDFLDIDYADLIRNKIRMIEAEPELLKIVGDYKTNIETKSKSPSFISEHYTALSCNLNDAAAYLDILKSNEKIADPNVIKIFIAEVSLAYMKPEYSDEIISLTSKHSPHSHFITIEQLMQEGENEPFSKQMVKHFKKNDSPLQSIMTYHTIQGQIDRFNSLGYSKVNAGSIAQLWESVSPKLQKQIDDIELFDELEEFHLVSQHYLLLHATNIEHFEFIEPYKFTAPPAIPAMTCCDATVKSLDTNINRRFGSAVASDKKVGFYFGGANPSRLQESIEVSLDDECNFGTVQGQINVPSPRMCHTLNKINDDQYVLVGGRTAPGQGFDEVYTYRVSTKTWELKEKLRLPEPRYRHCTVNISSTTLLVFGGKSTSSAEFLTLDIQSEAVTPCAITYSAEAAGYHLESLASASMTYDEGTTAVPSSVARTTRQNTVSDKLVTFEVVNGNTVHIKSVVSSSLFQRYGSKTCALDDDEILLVGGTSNARLFNQRTSIVKYNLHTQELASVPISDETWVSKPLCLIGFELLHSKQERRVYILGGGTTCYGFGSITNANMAIDY
- the FIG4 gene encoding phosphatidylinositol-3,5-bisphosphate 5-phosphatase (similar to Saccharomyces cerevisiae FIG4 (YNL325C); ancestral locus Anc_3.14); this translates as MMPYLNNEGLATHNLPTEGDNVGRSSYLGLNQRHRLNCNFTLSKYTVYGTGERMYVVGSNRRETMFRILEIDLTVPEDKLSVLEDNVFFSRGEVMNILSGLEDAYDNSLNKLVTGYGLLGFIRFTSCYYLIVITECSQVAIIGGHSIFHIDGTEIIPISKNYKKPDKYSNEGKLLTAFQNLDLTKTFYFSYTYDITNTLQTNLLRQKLTAANRGDISIPTGIYDYNEMFMWNQNLLSPLFDCLDTVFDWFQVILHGFIDQVNILISSKSVYVTMVARRSRHFAGARFLKRGVNKEGYVANEVETEQIVSDMMLTSFHSSREGFFDSDRYTSFVQHRGSIPLYWTQDSSNLTAKPPIEVNLVDPYYLPAALHFDKLYQRYGGGKISVLNLIKVKEKIPRETKLLTEFETCISYLNKFLPEEKKIKYTSWDMSRASKQDGQHVIEFLEDFSMNTVNTTGIFHNGKDFKSTKIQEGICRSNCIDCLDRTNAAQFIIGKRALGEQLKALGIVQDSFLEYDSDIVNILTELFHDLGDTIALQYGGSHLVNTMETYRKINQWRSHSRDMIESIKRFYSNSFVDAQRQEAINLFLGHYVKNKSSPVVWDTMDDGFLNNDKEQEKKRSYTHWWNIYHIKSLRKLISEEIINKGNDVTLQNIVKNIRGYPDAFDNYWNEYYLPKSISHFQDLFTYNMNSTRHYHQEGNLNKDLSPFKSRKATSINNKLRELRLDSNLAKVDDDTNGNKKISMEVNKFELDLYEQSYSTVLKDMNNLKATLNQSGNGSNNMPIIFVEVEDAGTATDKDYFNGQESKQDLISSSTDKVHDAGYYDNLSVDKSFYKKIFDIDDYKGLGTYQNTFDVEKVNCKQEDITAFTNYMSFNDKEIIFL